A genomic segment from Schistosoma mansoni, WGS project CABG00000000 data, chromosome 3 unplaced supercontig 0077, strain Puerto Rico, whole genome shotgun sequence encodes:
- a CDS encoding glycosyltransferase, putative: MENIGILFAAYVITLVLICPYTKVEESFGMQASHDLLYLRTNISMYDHNYFPGVVPRSFLGCLSVVWIVSPLVYVNTLLGMHRFISQYIVRICLGLIMALSMINFAHCVKKVFGKHVCIRLLIICCSQFHLAFYASRTLPNTYAFILVLYSLGHLITRNETKFVASAGIAILVFRSELILLFGPCLLYGLFTGSVKLRLKLLKTIIATTIISIGSSVLIDSLLWGRLIWPEFEVFYFNTILNKSGQWGIYPFHWYFTSALPKSLLSTYILLFIWILLIPLPKIFGYQHNIIYLKSTGLLLVGFTFVGLYSFLPHKELRFIIYVLPVFNLAAAEIWVYLERPLKGTYLNFIXXXXXXXXXXXXXXXXXXXXXXXXXXXXXXXXXXXXXXXXXXXXXXXXXXXXXXXXXXXXXXVHVHICNLAAQTGVTRFLEENNQWIYNKTEGIETNFNVLNTSNFTHIISELSTEMINEKLLSFKQIAQIDCFHGIHFHSNWLFWKIIHFSIKPCLFIYERKTFVN; encoded by the exons ATGGAAAATATTGgaattctttttgctgcatatGTCATTACTTTGGTTCTCATCTGTCCTTACACAAAAGTAGAGGAAAGCTTCGGCATGCAAGCCTCACACGACTTGCTCTATTTGCGAACTAACATATCTATG TACGATCATAACTATTTTCCAGGTGTTGTACCGAGGTCGTTCCTGGGTTGCTTGTCTGTTGTCTGGATTGTATCGCCGCTAGTCTACGTAAACACTTTGTTAGGAATGCATAGGTTCATTTCCCAGTACATTG TTAGAATATGCTTAGGATTAATAATGGCCCTGAGCATGATCAATTTCGCACATTGCGTGAAGAAAGTCTTCGGAAAACATGTATGCATACGTCTTCTTATAATCTGCTGCAGTCAGTTCCACTTGGCGTTTTATGCCTCACGAACGCTACCGAACACATATGCTTTCATACTTG TCTTGTATTCGTTGGGTCATTTGATCACTCGCAATGAAACCAAATTTGTTGCATCAGCTGGGATTGCAATTCTTGTGTTCCGTAGTGAATTAATTTTGCTATTTGGCCCATGTCTTTTATATGGGCTGTTCACTGGATCTGTTAAACTTCGACTGAAACTGCTAAAGACAATCATTGCAACTACTATCATCAGTATCG GGTCTAGTGTTTTAATCGATTCTCTACTATGGGGTAGACTAATCTGGCCAGAATTTGaagtattttatttcaatacaattttaaataaaagtggACAATGGGGA ATATATCCATTTCATTGGTATTTCACATCTGCATTACCAAAATCACTTTTATCcacttatatattattatttatatggaTTCTCTTAATACCTTTGCCAAAGATTTTTGGTTACCAACATAATATAATCTATTTAAAGTCTACTGGATTACTGTTGGTTGGTTTTACATTCGTTGGCTTATATTCTTTCTTACCTCATAAAGAATTACGctttattatttatgtattacCTGTATTCAATTTGGCGGCAGCAGAGATTTGGGTTTATTT agAAAGACCATTGAAGGGAACATATTTGAATTTCATTNNNNNNNNNNNNNNNNNNNNNNNNNNNNNNNNNNNNNNNNNNNNNNNNNNNNNNNNNNNNNNNNNNNNNNNNNNNNNNNNNNNNNNNNNNNNNNNNNNNNNNNNNNNNNNNNNNNNNNNNNNNNNNNNNNNNNNNNNNNNNNNNNNNNNNNNNNNNNNNNNNNNNNNNNNNNNNNNNNNNNNNN ATGTTCACGTTCATATTTGTAATTTGGCTGCACAAACCGGTGTAACACGCTTTTTAGAAGAAAACAATCAATGGAT TTATAATAAAACAGAAGGTATAGAAACTAATTTCAATGTATTAAACACATCGAATTTCACCCATATTATATCAGAATTATCCACAGAAATGAtcaatgaaaaattattatcatttaaacaaattgcTCAAATTGATTGTTTCCATGGTATCCATTTTCATTCAAATTGGCTATTTTggaaaatcattcatttcagtATTAAaccttgtttgtttatttatgaaagAAAAACGTTTGTTAATTGA
- a CDS encoding DNA-directed RNA polymerase I, putative, with protein MLQKHSGPPLGLERIHRYFCYVCGTLLPHKLEVNDLLVCRKCKTSTCMHWFSNMDATFNTEAKSSKIGQFNNDEYESTSLFFPSMIRGAKKILRSEIALKEALESQFENSTSQSTFDGPSIRKECAYCGNDRMTYVTLQTRSADEGQTVIYTCTQCSKKEIENT; from the coding sequence ATGCTTCAGAAACATTCTGGTCCGCCTCTTGGCTTAGAACGGATTCATCGATATTTTTGTTACGTTTGTGGAACTCTTCTTCCACATAAGTTGGAAGTTAATGATTTATTAGTATGCCGTAAATGTAAAACTTCTACATGTATGCATTGGTTCAGTAATATGGATGCAACTTTCAATACTGAAGCCAAATCTAGCAAAATAGGCCAATTTAATAACGATGAGTATGAATCTACATCTTTATTCTTTCCATCGATGATTAGAGGGGCTAAAAAGATCTTAAGATCAGAAATTGCTTTAAAAGAGGCTTTGGAGTCACAATTTGAAAACAGTACATCACAATCAACATTTGATGGACCATCTATTAGAAAAGAATGTGCCTATTGCGGTAATGATAGAATGACTTATGTTACACTTCAAACTCGCTCAGCAGATGAAGGACAAACTGTAATATATACCTGTACCCAATGTTCtaaaaaagaaattgaaaatACTTGA